tgaactTTGTCTTGCTCCTCCTACCTTCCATACTAATACTCACAAAATGATTACtagatcaaaatcaaaatttggcCATCCATATGCCTGTAGTGATACAATTCATCCATCTTTAGATCTTGTTAATAATTTACCCAAAACTATCCAGCAAACTCTTCAGTTTCCTCACGGGAAACAGGCTATGGATAATGAATATAAAGTTCTTTTTTGATGCCAAACTTGGAATCTTGCTGTTCCACCATCTAATGCCACTGTTGTTGGCTCTAAATGGGTGTTTGCCATAAAAAAGGATCCACAAGGTAATATACTTTGATACAAGGCTCGTTTAGTTGCTCAAGGATATCAGCAAGTCGAAGGTGTTGATTATGGACATGTCTTTGGTCCTGTAATCAGGCCAAGTACTGTGAGGATTGTTATAAGCATTGCAGCATTGTTTGGTTGGCCAATGCGCCAATTTGACTTTGACAATGCCTTTCTTAATGGCAACTTTGAAGAACAAATTTTATATGACACAACCACCTGGCTATTCTAATGTTGATTCTGCTCAGGTTTGCAAACTTAAGAAGGCTATTTATGGCCTCAAACAAGCTCCACGAGCTTAGTTTAACACTTTAAATAGCACTTTACATCAACTTGGCTTTACTCATACGAAATCATATCATTCCTTATGTGCTAGACATCATTCAGGATCTGTTATTTTACTCTTAGTTTATGTCAATGATATTGTAGTTACTGGTAGTAGCAGTGTTGAAATTGTTTACCTTATTTCTCagttaaattcaatttttcctctcagattttggtgctttttattattttcttggaTTTGAAGTTTACACCCTTTCTAATCATTCTATGCTTTTGAATCAACATAAATATGCCTCTGAACTCTTAAAACGTGCAAACACGACTGATTGTAATTCTTTGCCCACATCAATGATTGCTGGTTTAAAATTAAGTTCCAATGATTCTGAAGTTTTTGACAAACCAAAATTTTATAGATCCATTATTGGGGCCCTTCAATATTTAACAATTACTTGGCCTGATTTAGCATATTCTGTTAATAAGGTCACCCAATTTATGTATCATCCTAAGCTACTGCATTGAAAGGCTGTAAAAAGGAGATTATGATATCTTAAAGGATCCTTAGCTCATGAAATGtgtttaataaaagtactaattTTTGAATCATGGCTTTTTCTGATGCAGATTGAGCAGGGAACATTGATGATCGAAAGTTTGTTACAGGCTATTGGATATACCTTGAAGATATTCTTGTCTCATGGAAGAGTAATAAACAAACCAAAGTCAGTCGAAGTAGTACTCAAGCTGAGTATCGTTCAATGGCTGCTGCTCAAAGTGAGATTGTTTCTATCAAATAGCTGCTAGGTGAACTCAGAATCCATTAATCAATTTCTCCAACTATATTCTGCGACAACCAAAGTACATGTCTAGCTGCTAATCCGGTTTTGCATAGAAGATATAAACATCTTGAGATAGATCTTCATTGTATTCGAGATATGGTAAACAATAAAGAACTTCATTTAATTCATATTCCTTCTTTGGATCAAGTTGCTGATGTTCTCACAAAACCCCTTTTTATACCATTATTCAGCAAATTCAGGAACAAACTTAGAGTGATGTCTCCACTCCATCTAAGTTTGAAGGGGGTGTTAAAGGATAAGAAGTTAGTTTGTTAATAAGCTGCtaaaagttaattattaatGCTTCTGCTCTTGTATTATTTACTATTAATCTACTACTATATGTATTCTAGTCTTATATCCCCCCAAGGGTAGATTACACTTTGAGAATTCATTAAAATTCATTTAGTTTACTCttctttcaattttgttttcctctgcttctgcttctgctgcTTGGCATAATGCTAAATTTCATCAGCTTGTCATCTTCACTTCTATTACAAGCTTAGTATAGAGATCCTCTTTCGACTACGAATGAAAATGAAGGACACTCGAGGTCGAGGAATCGCTGGTTAAAGTAAGTTGAGCGCCAGGGGTCGATACCATGTGATTAAATACAAACATCATGCAAGAACGTGGGATTTGAAGGACAAGATAAGATAGAACGTGGAAGTACTATATGAAGATTCTCTAAGATTAAGGTAAGATCATGgcttaagaaaaaagaaaaatcaaggtAGTGGTCAAAATTCTTCAGAAACAAGCCCACCTTTGAGatctataaataaaagaaattcagATGAAAAAAAGAGACTTTAATAAACAACACTAGATCATCacacaaatttataaaaaatctcAATCTCAATGACACAACAGTAGAACATGAAATACAAGTGTATGTAAGTATTAGAAGTCAActtctaatttattttcttttgttttatgtttaatccattttctttaagttctttatgttttgtgtcgttattctatttttcttgaAACTCAGTTTTACACTTTTACACTTTTCATTTATTCAAAACTTttctttacttatttatttattcatggTAAATTGCCATTAGTGTTTCAACGCAATTTTTTTCGAtattattattaagtaattCTCGGATCGGGCTCATTTTTTAGTAAAGTCGTTTCTGCTCCCCAAATTAAGATCTTGATACAAGCTCGATTCGATATTCTGTcgaaaaataccaaaaaattgAGTGAAACAACTAACTAATAAAGTTTCAAACATGATAAAATACTTCAAagcataaataaatataaagataattctaaattatttacaatagtacataagatataaaaattaaatagatttTACACATAATTAACACACATAATTAACACATATATACATGACAAGACAGGTAATGGAACGGAGAGGCCATTACCCATACCTTCCCCATATCCAAACAAAAATAAGCAGATTTTACCCAAACTCACTATGTACCCAATTAACCGTTGAAAAATCCTGTCCCGTTCTAATAGGACAGGTCAGTTCAAGTCGATCTGAATTGTCATCTTTTTTTATtgactaatttattattattatgctgTAAACAGTAAACATGtcaatcaatttttaaaatattttatcttagatactttaaatttttaatattttattattctaaaaatctttaaagtatacttataaaaaaattagtcactTTATCACTcagtaaaaattttaatatgcgTATTAGAtataaattcataataattttagAGAATTTCTAGAAtgataaaatttgttaaaaatctgaatatctgatttaaaattttttaaagtttaatttaatgaaaaagtataggtaactaacaatatttttgaataatgtgaattaataggattaaaagagtaaatttaattagtagcattaaattaggatgtaatgtatttttatttgattgattgttgtttatGTTGTTCATGATAgtcattatttaaaattttttgttattatactttaaaaaaatttttcttcgaGGTAGAAGCCCGTCATAAATATTGAGAAATAGTTAACGTGGCAAAGGGATACCATGAGATAATCTTTTAGTAAATAGTAACAACTAACAAGGACGAGATGGGCTTGCATGATCTCGTAATGTGAATTCGTGAATAGATCAAAGCTTATAAATTTCAAGAATGGTGGCAGTCTGGCTCTGACCCTGCCCAATATGCGTTGCTTACTACTAGTTTTTCCAGCCTTTACGTTCGCCGAATCAATGGTACGggagtgtatatatataatatccgGTGACTATATTCGTAAATTGTGCAGAGAATTTGTGGGATTCAATTTCATTCAATGTTATTCCCAAAATGCTAAATTGACcttgaagaaattcaagagcTTAACATCGTTTGGGATTCACAACTCGTATGACCTAACTAGAGGAATTGAAATTTGTGGACAATTACACATTTACTAAAATTGCAAATACGAatgtgaaaaatattaaaatgataaaaattgatgtttttagtacatttaatatatataaattttttaattttcattattgGTAATATTGTAATTTGGTCGGTCCAATCTCCCCACCCCGCTTCTTTATTTGTCTTATCAGTGTAATGGCATTTTATTAACTTATGCCAATCGGCGCACTTACAAACATCAAAGAAATATCAATTCTACATAGATAACAAGAAGATAGAGATCCCATATATTAAACTAAAACCTGCCCAACATTCTATTACTAAAAATCTTAACAAGAAGAAACAGACCAAACAGAATCTCTTTTACACATATATGCTGCAAACCAATAAGATACATCTTCTCCATATAGATCTGAATATTTTTTGAATCTGAAAGTTTTCTATAAACAAAACTTATTTAAGTCTCACAATATTAGACCACGTATTAGTAGTTTAATGTAGTATATGATTTGAGCGAGAGGAAATAATTGTTGCGTAACTATATCTCTTATGCTGTTCCAGCAAGACCTTGTACTAGTAAACTCATGCTACATAGCTAATGAATTTGTAACTACTATAAAACTAAGGGgaaaaaaacataaaactaCAAACTAATCTATATAACTGCTATTTGTAAAGgggaatgaaaataaaattgttagGTACATGTTAAAAGATTTATCCATCACCTGATTTTTTGTTGGAGATTAATACTACTTGAAACATATATGAAGATGTAAATTCCAATTGATGAATTTTATATAAGTGAATTGTCTCATAGTTGCCAGACAAAATCAATCCATCTAACCGACAAATCTTAATATTGCGAGGAAACTGCGTTGTAGATATCAACCAAATACCAATGAGAACCCTGAATAATTTTGTAGCAAGAGCCAACCAACATAGACCTAGAGAAGCTAAACCCCAATAAGCATTCTCTAATAGTACAATAAACGCATGAACCTCGTTCTACCAAAATCAATGTTACTACTGAACACAAAGTATGTCTACACAGCAATAACCAGGCGGAAAAGCAGTTTCACATTACCAGTTTCGGATAACAAAATATTGCATTGAAGTCCTGACAAAACTAATTTACCAGGTAACTAAATTCATCAACCACACTGCATGTCCCGTTCTAACCCTACCGTTTATTCAACATACTTACCTACCTTGGCCTCCCCATGCATTATACTTTTCTCCATCAAGCTGGACCCTGAAAATTTTTGGAGTGACATTAAGGTTTACGCAAGAAAAAAAGAATCTGCAATATCCACTATAGCAAACAGCTTGGTCAACCGAATATAGCACACCAAGTACAGAAGACTAATATATACAAGAAGAATTAAATATACTCGGATTCCAGGTTAAAATTCATATCTGAGGTATGAGGTTCAAAATAATACCACAAGGAATTACCCAAGTGTACAATTAAGAAAGGAACCCACTAGGAACCCACTAAATGAAGGCCAATAAACTAAAATTCAAGTTTTTAGCAGGTTTGCAAGACCAATCAATTGAACAACTCACCACTTCATTCACATATAACAATTTAATATCTGTTGTAAGCTTTTGCAAAATCTCCACCACGCCTCTGAAAATCACCAAAATTATCGTGAGGCCTGGTAGGATAAGTCTCCATGTCTGAGAACCTGTTCCTCGATTCCAAGGGTAAGTTGGGCCCAGCATAGTGAGGATTGACAGCGGAACCATCATATTCGGTGAAATTCTGCTGCTTATAACTGCCAAAACCAGAAGGGATTTGTTGGATTGTGTGCTGTTGATGCCTCTGGGCTTCAAGCTGAAGAAACTCTTCCCATTGTTTAGCATGTGAGACCCTTAACATAGCAACTTTGTTCATGTAGTTCTCCCTCAAGTCTCGAACAGCCTTTCCAGCAGTAAACATAATATTAGCAATCATAAAGTAGCAGTAGGTAAACATCAGACCagtattttgataaatataaaactCATTTTGGAAATAGAGCTCTAGTGGATAAGACAACAGATAATTACAAACTTAACTACAACATCTGCTGGTTTTTCTTTTCCTCAATAAAAAATCCAATATATAAAATACCAGAAAAACTTGCAATAATAGCCAAGGTgcttgattatattatttttactgaAAATTAGAATATCATAATAAGGAACAAGACTACATTTGCATTCAGTTAAAGTGATTCCTGACAAACACATTTTTAAGTATGACTGTTCAAGTATTCGCAGCATCATATACGAAGAAATTAGCAAACAAGTAATCATAATACATTTGATAGAACCAGCATGGCTTATGCAAGAATGACCGATTGTTAATTATGACTCAAGCTGTGGTAAAAACATGAATGATAAATGATCATACCTCACGATGCTTGaaattttcttcatcttcttccctGTCACGGTTTTTCATTAGCTCAGTTGCCTCTTTCTTATACTCCAACTCTAATTCTTCTAAAGTCTTGGGGGAAGTGCTATAATCAAACTGATGACTGGGTTGGATCCCTGCAGATTCTCTTCTGTGAGAATCCCACCCATCATTCCTATAAGATCCTATGTTCTGATTGCGGCCATCAATTGAATTATATGAGTTCCCTGTGTAAGGGGGCTGTCTTGGTGATCTTGAATGGCTTGACCGACCTCTTGCTCCACTATTACCATAAGCTTCACGAAATGAAGAGTATGTTAAGCACTTGATTCAGGATGCCAACATAGATGGTTTGCTTTAATTCAACAAATTGCACTTGATTCAAGATGCTAACATAGCTTTAATGCAaaaattatctttatattcgcATAGTGAAACCATGGAAGCCAATCCTTTCAGTAAATATGTTCGTAATGGAGGCAACCCTTCAGGACGGTGATAATGCTTGAAAGCTAAGAACTTACCTCTTGCTGCAAGTAAATTACAAGCAATAGCAACATCATTACAGTGCTGGCCATTTCTGTGCAAAGTTTACTCAAAATAATAGAATTGTACAGAATCCTAACAAGCTACGAACATGAGATTACCAGCTTTCTAAGGATGCCGTAAACATATCCTATGCTGTCCCTACCTTGTGGAGAACCTCTTGCAAACTTTTGCATGTCCTCTCGCACGCGGTCTTCAACAGCTCTCTCTTGCCTACCAAACCTTTGTTGAAACTGAGATGCATTTCGCGGTCCAGAATGAGACCTCTGGGGCTCAGATCGTTGAAACCGAGCACCAACAGGACTTTGCTCAGGAGACCTTGACCTGGCCAtgtgagaactagaagttccTCTTTGTTCACCCTCCTCTCTAATCTTGTGCACCGCATCAACACCTTTTGCCAAAATTAATCTATCCTTACCACTGACAATAATAAATTTCTCATCCATCTTAATTTTGCAGCCAATATCCCTTTCAATCTTGTTTAGAACTTTCTCTGTGAAAAGCGCTCTTACATTTTTATCCCTTGCGGGTATCCTTTCAAAGAAATCTTGAGACTTGCGGTTTGCTCCAAGAGTAGTCGGACAACCCTATGTTATCAAGAAAAATGATATTCAACCAAAATAATTATGAGACGTTAATGATATTATACTCAACTAGCAACACCTTATATATCATCAATAGAATTCACAATACAGAAGCGTGAATGTTTGCAAAGGGGTTACAACCCGAAACAAAAGCCGcagtaggagctgtgatagatacCTGAGTGAAATGCCCTGATTCTCCACAAAGTTTGCAGATCAtttcctcttctttccttttcttccaatTCCTCTCAGTAGCCTTTGACTTAGCCTCCCAAACCTTAGCCTCTCGGCTGGTGAAATCGGTTGGAACAGCATTAGGGTCCCGTGGCTCCTCCTCTTCATCTGAACCAGCATGAGAccttttgtttgatttttcccTATCTTGCGTATTGGTAGGAGCAGATCCCAGAGGACCAGTGTACTCCTTGTAAAGATCACGCAAATCGTCGTCAATATCAGGATCAGCTCTATTTGCCATTACAAGGCCTTATCTATATTGAACTCCTACATTCGCACACAAAACACAGCAATACTGAAATCCGCatcgtttaattaaaaaaaatagataaatcatggcttaatttattatttcttacGAAGAACACAATAACCGATAAAATTTTTCACAAAACATAATAATCTCAACCGAAGCCTTAGAAAACCTATCAATTACATCAAATTCTAACTACTtcttaacaacaacaacaacaacaacaacataaagGAGAAAGTGAAATTGGAACCTGGTGGCCGCTAGAGAGAGTGGCTTCCGCCCGTGGTTTGGAGTTTGGTCGCCACCTATGTGGATTGTGGAGAAAGAAGACTCAGAGAAAAGAAAACAGCTATGAGATGAGATTATCGAAAATGCATGAAACGAAAGGTAAGAGATGGTGGTAGCCGGTGCGTGTGCTAGAGATGATTTGATTTGAGAAACAGCAGAACGAGAAAGACATGAGCTGTGAGAGTGAAACCCTATGTCTCCTTAGGGGTGCGGCCCAAGGCGCTCAGTCTCAGCCCATCTCGCTTTTTTCATGCTTAATTCTACGTTCGCCCTTCAAGTCTATGTTATGTTCACGTTAGCCCGTAAAAGCGTAAACTTTACATAATGCAAATCAAATCCTATAAAATATGATATTTCGAAAACGGTTTCCAGACAACAGAAAATCTGAACCACGTAAATAATGGGTTaattcttttactttattttttcagATTTTAACCATCTATCA
This portion of the Arachis duranensis cultivar V14167 chromosome 6, aradu.V14167.gnm2.J7QH, whole genome shotgun sequence genome encodes:
- the LOC107492368 gene encoding uncharacterized protein LOC107492368, with protein sequence MANRADPDIDDDLRDLYKEYTGPLGSAPTNTQDREKSNKRSHAGSDEEEEPRDPNAVPTDFTSREAKVWEAKSKATERNWKKRKEEEMICKLCGESGHFTQGCPTTLGANRKSQDFFERIPARDKNVRALFTEKVLNKIERDIGCKIKMDEKFIIVSGKDRLILAKGVDAVHKIREEGEQRGTSSSHMARSRSPEQSPVGARFQRSEPQRSHSGPRNASQFQQRFGRQERAVEDRVREDMQKFARGSPQAYGNSGARGRSSHSRSPRQPPYTGNSYNSIDGRNQNIGSYRNDGWDSHRRESAGIQPSHQFDYSTSPKTLEELELEYKKEATELMKNRDREEDEENFKHREAVRDLRENYMNKVAMLRVSHAKQWEEFLQLEAQRHQQHTIQQIPSGFGSYKQQNFTEYDGSAVNPHYAGPNLPLESRNRFSDMETYPTRPHDNFGDFQRRGGDFAKAYNRY